Proteins from one Pontibacter korlensis genomic window:
- a CDS encoding pectate lyase family protein: MKKQSILYLALLLSTLTNCTQKETTTVSATPAAQQKAIAFPGAEGAGMYTTGGRGGKVYIVSNLNDSGPGSLREAIEQQGPRTIVFAVSGNIDLKSRLSINTGDVTMAGQSAPGDGICIKGYPVTVAADNVIIRYLRFRMGNEHDQEADALSGRQHKNIIIDHCSMSWSVDECASFYTNEDFTMQWCIISESLNSSLHAKGKHGYGGIWGGTRVSFHHNLLAHHNSRNPRFSGSKYETDVPSRQLDFRNNVIYNWGMNSAYGGEEGEHNMVNNYYKPGPATPKTVQSRIVNPSKPYGKFYVAGNYVAGNEKVSQDNWAGGVQCDDPEVTRSNSVFAYAPVATQSAEEAYKLVLTSAGASLTRDAVDERVVEEVRSGTATFKGSVSGRPGIIDSQEDVGGWPELNSKPAPEDADKDGMPDSWEMQHNLNPGSPTDAVAHTLHGQYTNLEMYLNSLVEPQKAQ; the protein is encoded by the coding sequence ATGAAAAAACAAAGTATACTTTATCTGGCCCTTCTACTAAGCACCTTAACCAACTGCACACAAAAAGAAACTACGACTGTGTCAGCAACACCAGCCGCACAGCAAAAAGCAATAGCTTTCCCCGGAGCAGAAGGTGCTGGTATGTATACCACAGGTGGCCGTGGCGGTAAAGTATACATAGTTTCTAATCTGAATGACAGCGGCCCCGGTAGCTTGCGTGAAGCCATTGAGCAGCAGGGGCCACGCACCATAGTATTTGCTGTTTCGGGTAACATCGATCTGAAGTCACGGCTAAGTATAAACACAGGTGATGTAACCATGGCAGGACAATCAGCGCCCGGGGATGGTATTTGTATAAAAGGTTATCCCGTTACTGTGGCGGCAGATAACGTAATTATCCGTTACCTACGCTTCAGGATGGGCAATGAGCATGATCAGGAGGCAGATGCGCTGAGTGGTAGGCAGCACAAGAACATCATTATTGACCATTGCTCCATGAGTTGGTCAGTGGATGAGTGTGCTTCCTTTTACACCAACGAAGACTTTACCATGCAGTGGTGCATCATCTCCGAAAGCCTTAACTCCTCCCTTCATGCCAAGGGCAAACACGGATATGGCGGTATCTGGGGCGGCACCCGCGTCTCGTTTCACCATAACCTGTTGGCGCACCATAACAGCCGCAACCCACGTTTTTCAGGATCAAAGTATGAAACCGACGTACCGAGCAGGCAGCTGGACTTCCGGAACAACGTGATCTATAACTGGGGCATGAACAGTGCCTATGGCGGAGAAGAAGGCGAACATAACATGGTAAATAATTATTACAAGCCAGGGCCAGCAACACCAAAGACCGTTCAGAGCAGGATAGTAAATCCCTCTAAACCCTACGGCAAGTTTTATGTGGCCGGTAACTACGTAGCCGGAAATGAGAAAGTAAGTCAGGACAACTGGGCGGGCGGTGTGCAATGTGATGACCCGGAGGTGACGCGCAGCAATAGTGTTTTTGCCTATGCACCGGTAGCTACACAATCGGCAGAAGAGGCATATAAGTTGGTGCTGACATCGGCAGGGGCTTCGCTTACACGGGATGCCGTGGATGAGCGGGTGGTGGAAGAGGTGAGGTCAGGCACCGCTACCTTCAAAGGTTCTGTCAGTGGCAGACCCGGTATCATTGATTCGCAGGAAGACGTGGGCGGCTGGCCGGAGTTAAATTCAAAACCAGCCCCCGAAGATGCCGACAAAGACGGTATGCCAGACAGCTGGGAAATGCAGCACAACCTAAACCCAGGCAGCCCTACCGATGCTGTCGCACATACGCTTCACGGGCAGTACACCAACTTGGAAATGTACCTGAATAGTCTGGTGGAGCCACAGAAGGCCCAGTAA
- a CDS encoding dienelactone hydrolase family protein — MRNFLISVTSAKVLSLSLAFIISCTAAFAQQVKSDVANFYSLLNGYSSKSNASLSYLSKEPKNTEKWRKSARAKLHELLAFDPEPAPLNTKVLSTTKRDGYTQHLVRYNVNNLQKTEAFLLVPDNITKPAPAVIALHDHGGFYFYGKEKHTFTDNQPLILKEYIQNLYEGRHYADELARRGFVVLCPDAIYFGSQKIDPAQLVNTKGYFDKVEDADESERIKLFNKQVAGPNEVAMNKTILTSGTTWLGIIAQNDRVAVDFLLSRPEVDPERIGCIGLSLGGLRSTYLFGLDPRIKTGVVAAFSTTYQHMLQQHAHHTWMMYVPRQYEFLDLPDVASLNAPRPLMVMNCKQDKLFNLAGMQAAEQKLSTIYTKMKAPEKFSTKYYDEPHSMTIPMQEDAISWLEKWLK, encoded by the coding sequence ATGCGCAATTTTCTTATCAGTGTTACTAGTGCCAAAGTTCTAAGTCTTAGCCTTGCATTTATTATATCCTGCACCGCCGCGTTTGCACAGCAGGTAAAATCTGATGTGGCTAACTTTTATTCCCTGCTGAACGGCTATTCTAGTAAAAGCAACGCCAGCTTATCATACTTGTCCAAAGAACCAAAGAACACGGAAAAGTGGAGAAAAAGCGCACGAGCAAAGCTTCACGAGTTACTGGCCTTTGATCCGGAACCGGCCCCGCTTAATACAAAAGTGCTCAGCACGACGAAGCGAGACGGCTATACCCAACACCTGGTAAGATACAATGTGAATAACCTGCAGAAAACAGAAGCTTTTTTGCTGGTGCCCGATAATATCACCAAGCCTGCCCCAGCCGTTATCGCGCTACACGACCATGGTGGCTTTTACTTTTACGGAAAAGAGAAGCATACCTTTACCGATAACCAGCCTCTTATACTTAAAGAGTATATCCAGAACCTGTACGAAGGCAGGCACTATGCCGACGAACTGGCCAGAAGGGGCTTTGTGGTGCTTTGTCCGGATGCGATATACTTCGGCTCCCAAAAGATAGACCCTGCACAGCTGGTAAATACAAAAGGATACTTTGATAAGGTAGAAGATGCCGATGAAAGTGAGCGCATCAAGCTCTTTAACAAACAAGTGGCCGGACCCAACGAGGTGGCGATGAATAAGACTATACTTACCTCCGGCACTACCTGGCTAGGCATCATTGCTCAAAACGACAGAGTGGCGGTAGACTTCCTACTTTCGCGCCCAGAGGTGGACCCGGAACGGATTGGCTGCATTGGGCTTTCGCTGGGCGGCTTACGCAGCACCTATCTTTTCGGCCTGGACCCAAGAATCAAAACAGGTGTAGTGGCCGCTTTTTCTACAACCTACCAGCATATGCTGCAGCAGCACGCGCACCACACTTGGATGATGTATGTGCCGCGCCAGTACGAGTTCCTGGACCTGCCAGATGTAGCCTCACTGAATGCACCACGCCCACTAATGGTCATGAACTGCAAGCAGGATAAACTTTTTAATTTAGCGGGGATGCAGGCAGCAGAGCAAAAGCTGTCCACTATTTATACTAAAATGAAAGCACCAGAAAAATTCTCAACCAAATACTATGACGAACCCCACTCCATGACGATCCCGATGCAGGAGGACGCTATTAGTTGGTTAGAGAAGTGGTTGAAGTAG